A stretch of the Planctomycetota bacterium genome encodes the following:
- a CDS encoding DUF6065 family protein produces the protein MPESITIDGPCPLTAYVVSDPAGWTIEPGGPKRDWMDKTPGKGAYRCLPLAMANQAGWIIGCPATFSCRWNGKDSPDGLTIKVHDGPPGIEPYISSHFGSGILTFRLPWLFRTPPKIGLFVRGATNSPKDFAVPLDGLVETDWSPSTFTMNWKIMKRGTDVWFKKGDPVCMLQPYPMALLEWTEPRSQAIDSDPKMHEAYLTWAASRQQAIVQRAETGEDVWQKDYLKGQTVSGPAPEHHRSRLKLKDFG, from the coding sequence GTGCCCGAATCCATCACCATCGACGGCCCGTGCCCGCTGACGGCCTACGTCGTGAGCGACCCGGCGGGCTGGACCATCGAACCGGGCGGCCCCAAGCGGGACTGGATGGACAAGACGCCCGGCAAGGGCGCCTACCGCTGCCTGCCGCTGGCGATGGCCAACCAGGCGGGCTGGATCATCGGCTGCCCCGCCACGTTCTCGTGCCGCTGGAACGGCAAGGACTCACCCGATGGGCTCACGATCAAGGTCCACGACGGACCGCCCGGGATCGAACCCTACATCTCGAGCCACTTCGGCAGCGGCATCCTGACCTTCCGGCTGCCGTGGCTCTTCCGCACGCCGCCAAAGATCGGCCTGTTCGTCCGCGGCGCGACCAACAGCCCCAAGGACTTCGCGGTGCCGCTCGACGGCCTGGTCGAGACCGACTGGTCGCCGTCGACCTTCACGATGAACTGGAAGATCATGAAGCGGGGCACCGACGTGTGGTTCAAGAAGGGCGACCCGGTGTGCATGCTGCAGCCCTACCCCATGGCGCTGCTGGAGTGGACCGAGCCGAGGTCCCAAGCGATCGACAGCGACCCGAAGATGCACGAGGCCTACCTGACCTGGGCCGCCTCGCGGCAGCAGGCCATCGTCCAGAGGGCCGAGACCGGCGAGGACGTCTGGCAGAAGGACTACCTCAAGGGCCAGACCGTCAGCGGGCCGGCTCCCGAGCACCATCGCTCGAGGCTGAAGCTGAAGGACTTCGGCTAG
- a CDS encoding sigma-70 family RNA polymerase sigma factor translates to MPTMHTSPPDSLAAVDDATALRRYVRTGDPEAFELLARRYYAMVVATCRRRLGSDADAEDAAQETFLRLARSAGRVRSNVAAWLHACAIGTSIDLVRRAGARSRAERTAADRRDHALEPPASERLWIDLEPVIDQALAELGDEDRQLVVARFLAGRSQAELARELGVSEGTVSRRVSRVLEKLRRRLARGGLSVVGVVALGAALRHASDAASAGTASSGVAKIAIAGIGVQKSKLPAVLVSAGLAASIGAAATVATVLAVGPGSGAAGGTPAAPPMPALVLGAGVSARDAGPPPPARTLGPFEIISAYDEDFDASGTFVTGRSLALRRGVDAATGVPVRIRLDIRETRVVEDDRRTKSLREVAELDAITASVMPREDEWQRFERGEALTLRVAFDQYDRIVIREKDDKVQMGKNEPAWYGVRPPLGWDERDDIPDDAGPLGILGPWTESERIPVTMSGTEIRFGPDGWNAGRYRIIEWIQMSGYSRVLSIQAGGRDPRLIGTRFRLLIRKKGDDYEIAYFTPSSGRSTRWPASFEYTAENPVRVVTIAGDR, encoded by the coding sequence ATGCCCACGATGCACACCAGCCCGCCCGACTCGCTCGCCGCCGTCGACGACGCAACCGCCCTGCGGCGCTACGTCCGCACCGGCGATCCGGAGGCCTTCGAACTGCTCGCGCGGCGGTACTACGCGATGGTGGTGGCGACCTGCCGCCGCCGGCTCGGGAGCGACGCCGACGCCGAGGACGCCGCCCAGGAGACCTTCCTGAGGCTCGCCCGCAGCGCCGGACGCGTCCGCAGCAACGTGGCGGCATGGCTGCACGCCTGCGCCATCGGCACCTCCATCGACCTCGTCCGCCGGGCCGGCGCACGATCGCGGGCCGAGCGGACGGCGGCGGACCGCCGCGATCACGCCCTCGAGCCGCCCGCCAGCGAGCGGCTATGGATCGACCTGGAGCCGGTCATCGACCAGGCCCTGGCCGAGCTGGGCGACGAGGATCGCCAGCTGGTCGTGGCTCGATTCCTGGCCGGCCGATCGCAGGCCGAGCTGGCCCGCGAGCTGGGCGTCAGCGAGGGCACCGTGTCGCGGCGGGTCTCCCGCGTGCTCGAGAAGCTCCGCCGCCGGCTCGCGAGGGGCGGTCTCTCGGTCGTGGGCGTGGTGGCGCTCGGCGCGGCGTTGCGGCACGCCTCGGATGCCGCGTCCGCGGGGACCGCCTCGTCGGGCGTCGCGAAGATCGCCATCGCGGGCATCGGGGTGCAGAAGTCCAAGCTGCCCGCGGTGCTGGTGTCCGCGGGGCTGGCGGCCAGCATCGGGGCGGCGGCCACGGTCGCGACGGTCCTCGCCGTTGGCCCCGGAAGCGGCGCCGCCGGTGGTACGCCCGCCGCGCCGCCGATGCCCGCGTTGGTGCTCGGCGCGGGCGTCTCCGCCCGAGACGCCGGGCCACCGCCCCCCGCGCGAACCCTCGGCCCGTTCGAGATCATCTCGGCCTACGACGAGGACTTCGACGCCAGCGGCACGTTCGTCACGGGCAGGAGCCTCGCCCTCCGCCGCGGCGTCGACGCCGCGACCGGCGTGCCCGTGCGCATCCGGCTGGACATCCGCGAGACCCGCGTGGTCGAGGACGACCGACGAACCAAGAGCCTCCGCGAGGTCGCCGAGCTCGACGCCATCACCGCCAGCGTGATGCCCCGGGAAGACGAGTGGCAGCGCTTCGAGCGCGGCGAGGCGCTGACGCTCCGAGTCGCCTTCGACCAGTACGACCGCATCGTGATCCGCGAGAAGGACGACAAGGTCCAGATGGGCAAGAACGAACCGGCGTGGTACGGCGTCCGCCCGCCGCTGGGGTGGGACGAGCGGGACGACATCCCCGACGACGCCGGCCCGCTGGGCATCCTGGGCCCGTGGACCGAATCCGAGCGCATCCCGGTCACCATGAGCGGCACGGAGATCCGCTTCGGGCCCGATGGATGGAACGCCGGCCGCTACCGCATCATCGAGTGGATCCAGATGTCGGGCTACTCGCGGGTGCTCAGCATCCAGGCCGGCGGCCGCGACCCGAGGCTCATCGGCACGCGGTTCCGGCTGTTGATCCGCAAGAAGGGTGACGACTACGAGATCGCGTACTTCACGCCGTCCTCGGGCCGCAGCACCCGCTGGCCCGCGTCCTTCGAGTACACGGCGGAGAATCCCGTCCGCGTCGTGACCATCGCGGGGGACCGCTAG
- a CDS encoding class I SAM-dependent methyltransferase: MADPAAIPPAGGEARGPDPWDELAGRPDPGPAFARAAERDWPGYFRAVAGKPPRETTLQALDLFDAPGFAIDLGCGEGRDAAAMLARGWRVLALDGHEMAVELTAHNPAIPKATADRLEVRLAAMEAAELPACDLLNASFALPFCEPAAFPDLWARIVAAIRSGGVFAGQLFGDRDTWAALPDRTHLTRTAALACFDGFDLVRFDEEERDGEDAGGQAKHWHVFHVVARKG; this comes from the coding sequence ATGGCCGACCCCGCCGCCATCCCGCCCGCCGGAGGAGAAGCCCGCGGGCCCGACCCGTGGGACGAACTCGCGGGCCGTCCCGATCCGGGGCCCGCGTTCGCCCGCGCCGCGGAGCGGGATTGGCCGGGCTACTTCCGGGCGGTCGCGGGCAAGCCGCCGCGGGAGACCACGCTGCAGGCCCTGGACCTGTTCGATGCGCCGGGCTTTGCGATCGACCTGGGCTGCGGCGAGGGCCGCGACGCCGCCGCGATGCTCGCGCGGGGTTGGCGGGTGCTGGCGCTCGACGGGCACGAAATGGCGGTGGAGCTCACCGCGCACAATCCGGCGATACCGAAGGCCACCGCGGATCGACTCGAGGTCCGGCTCGCGGCGATGGAGGCCGCCGAGCTGCCGGCCTGCGACCTGCTCAACGCCAGCTTTGCGCTGCCGTTCTGCGAGCCCGCCGCCTTCCCGGACCTCTGGGCACGCATCGTGGCGGCCATTCGTTCCGGCGGCGTGTTCGCGGGCCAGCTCTTCGGCGACCGCGATACGTGGGCGGCGCTGCCCGATCGCACGCACCTCACCCGCACCGCGGCGCTGGCGTGCTTCGACGGCTTCGATCTCGTCCGCTTCGACGAGGAGGAGCGCGACGGCGAGGACGCCGGCGGGCAGGCCAAGCACTGGCACGTGTTCCACGTCGTGGCCCGCAAGGGCTGA
- a CDS encoding ABC transporter permease: MITQTIALLVDAYRELHAKKLFWITMILTVLVVAVCGTAGINEKGITFAGFVLFSSLGEFAVTSENIPPSLFYKNMFLGLGVQVWLTWIAIVLALISTAGIVPDLISSGSIEAILSRPIGRVRLLLTKFAGGLLFTALQVAVFSAGAFLVIGIRGGDWEWSIFLAIPIVTVMFSYLFAFCTLLGIITRSTIAALLLTGLAWGALIIYNRTEETIVAFNATAEVRLERAAASLERAERAARLVLLNEENERREAEGLEPLESLDLTAEQLDERSPILPSRRLDLEEATQAEREWQFWTDLLRYVKAPLPKTSETTALLGRVLIDPEETARVRQPEPTNDDIAVQQEASEAAEAEYESRSLGWILGTSLAFEAFILAIACWIFKRRDF; the protein is encoded by the coding sequence ATGATCACCCAGACGATCGCGCTGCTGGTCGACGCCTACCGCGAGCTGCACGCCAAGAAGCTGTTCTGGATCACGATGATCCTGACGGTGCTGGTCGTGGCCGTGTGCGGCACGGCGGGGATCAACGAGAAGGGCATCACCTTCGCGGGCTTCGTGCTCTTCAGCAGCCTCGGCGAGTTCGCCGTGACGAGCGAGAACATTCCGCCGTCGCTCTTCTACAAGAACATGTTCCTCGGGCTGGGCGTGCAGGTCTGGCTGACCTGGATCGCCATCGTGCTGGCCCTGATCTCGACGGCCGGCATCGTGCCGGACCTGATCTCGAGTGGGTCGATCGAGGCCATCCTGTCCAGACCCATCGGCCGGGTGCGGCTGCTGCTGACCAAGTTCGCCGGTGGCCTGCTGTTCACGGCTCTCCAGGTGGCCGTGTTCTCTGCGGGGGCGTTCCTCGTCATCGGCATCCGGGGTGGCGATTGGGAGTGGAGCATCTTCCTGGCGATACCCATCGTGACGGTGATGTTCAGCTATCTCTTCGCGTTCTGCACCCTGCTGGGCATCATCACTCGATCGACCATCGCCGCGTTGCTGCTGACCGGCCTGGCCTGGGGTGCGCTGATCATCTACAACCGCACCGAGGAGACCATCGTTGCCTTCAACGCAACCGCCGAGGTGCGCCTGGAGCGGGCCGCCGCCAGCCTCGAACGCGCCGAGCGAGCGGCGCGTCTGGTGCTGCTCAACGAGGAGAACGAGCGTCGCGAGGCCGAGGGCTTGGAGCCGCTGGAGTCGCTCGATCTCACGGCCGAGCAACTCGACGAGCGCAGCCCCATCTTGCCGTCGCGGCGCCTCGATCTCGAAGAGGCCACGCAGGCCGAACGCGAGTGGCAGTTCTGGACGGACTTGCTCCGCTACGTCAAGGCGCCGCTCCCCAAGACGAGCGAAACTACGGCGCTGCTCGGGCGTGTGCTGATCGATCCCGAGGAGACCGCCCGCGTTCGGCAGCCCGAGCCCACCAACGACGACATCGCCGTCCAGCAAGAAGCCAGCGAGGCCGCCGAAGCGGAATATGAGTCCCGCTCGCTCGGGTGGATCCTGGGCACCAGCCTGGCCTTTGAGGCCTTCATCCTCGCCATCGCCTGCTGGATCTTCAAGCGGCGCGACTTCTAG
- a CDS encoding prepilin-type N-terminal cleavage/methylation domain-containing protein, which translates to MHAPRHTLRPARSGVTIIEVLVTLGILVVLFTIATPIILQGRFAAKQTRCLSNMRQVLVGVNAFSASNASRLPENRVLESSSEYITWRRLLMDQQYVDDATIWSCPLHPEPGPRSEVGYETGGARCVGDVVSSYALNGHLLWRRDQRDEQARISDAVIDRPSHTILVAETNRAFCHLRVSPPIVANYFGDNPGPYSYWHDGKGVYGFQDGHVEILGFLETGNPDCRWHNRQDLTPDPFVPQTTEERKPHGHPDWKFLVPEIYRR; encoded by the coding sequence ATGCATGCCCCCCGCCACACCCTCCGGCCCGCGCGATCGGGCGTCACCATCATCGAGGTCCTCGTCACGCTCGGCATCCTGGTGGTGCTGTTCACCATCGCCACGCCCATCATCCTGCAGGGCCGCTTCGCCGCCAAGCAGACCCGGTGCCTCAGCAACATGCGGCAGGTGCTCGTGGGCGTCAACGCGTTCTCGGCGTCCAACGCCAGCCGGCTGCCCGAGAACCGCGTGCTCGAGTCCTCTTCGGAGTACATCACCTGGCGGCGGCTGCTGATGGACCAGCAGTACGTCGACGACGCGACCATCTGGAGCTGCCCGCTGCACCCCGAGCCCGGGCCGCGCAGCGAGGTCGGCTACGAGACCGGCGGCGCCCGCTGCGTCGGCGACGTCGTCTCGAGCTACGCCCTCAACGGCCACCTGCTGTGGCGCCGCGACCAGCGCGACGAGCAGGCCCGCATCAGCGACGCCGTCATCGATCGCCCCAGCCACACCATCCTCGTGGCCGAGACCAACCGCGCCTTCTGCCACCTCCGCGTCAGCCCGCCGATCGTGGCCAACTACTTCGGCGACAATCCCGGGCCGTACAGCTACTGGCACGACGGCAAGGGCGTCTACGGATTCCAGGACGGCCACGTCGAGATCCTGGGATTCCTCGAGACCGGCAACCCCGACTGCCGCTGGCACAACCGCCAGGACCTGACGCCCGACCCCTTCGTGCCGCAGACCACCGAGGAGCGCAAGCCCCACGGCCACCCGGACTGGAAGTTCCTGGTGCCCGAGATCTATCGACGCTGA
- a CDS encoding ABC transporter ATP-binding protein, with the protein MSDAVVQLQDLRKRYGRRVHALRGVTMDVPRGSIFGLLGPNGAGKSTLVKILITAVKRSGGSGRLLGEPLGRKAALTRVGYLPEHHNLPKHLTGQQVLEFFGAMAKMPRADRRRRADELLDLVNMRAWHKKKVGGYSKGMRQRIGLAQALVSDPELVILDEPTDGVDPVGRRDIRNMLMRMRDEGRTVFINSHLLGELEMVCDRVAIMHKGQVVSMGTIEELTEGMHRYEIELDAAPELAGDAFARALPDLARGGGNDAPSPTAGLAPPTTSPLARRVGLRGELATGEPVEVHGSRLWIGTTEAGVIQPVLDAIRAKGGVIREVRKHRPSLEDLFLQAVERDDSPGAARAAAGTNGGGA; encoded by the coding sequence ATGAGCGATGCCGTCGTCCAGCTGCAGGACCTCCGGAAGCGGTACGGCCGGAGGGTCCACGCCCTGCGGGGCGTGACCATGGACGTGCCCCGGGGGTCGATCTTCGGGCTGCTGGGGCCCAACGGCGCGGGCAAGAGCACCCTGGTCAAGATCCTGATCACCGCCGTCAAGCGGAGCGGCGGCTCGGGGCGGCTGCTGGGCGAGCCGCTGGGCCGCAAGGCCGCCCTCACCCGCGTGGGCTACCTGCCCGAACACCACAACCTGCCGAAGCACCTGACCGGGCAGCAGGTGCTGGAGTTCTTCGGGGCCATGGCCAAGATGCCCAGGGCCGATCGCCGCCGCCGCGCCGACGAGCTGCTCGACCTCGTCAACATGCGCGCGTGGCACAAGAAGAAGGTCGGCGGGTACTCCAAGGGCATGCGGCAGCGGATCGGCCTGGCCCAGGCGCTCGTGAGCGATCCGGAGCTGGTCATCCTCGACGAGCCGACCGACGGCGTCGATCCGGTGGGCCGCCGCGACATCCGAAACATGCTCATGCGGATGCGGGATGAGGGCCGCACCGTGTTCATCAACAGCCACCTGCTGGGCGAGCTGGAGATGGTGTGCGACCGCGTGGCGATCATGCACAAGGGCCAGGTCGTGTCGATGGGCACCATCGAGGAGCTGACCGAAGGCATGCATCGCTACGAGATCGAGCTGGACGCCGCACCGGAGCTCGCGGGCGATGCGTTCGCCAGGGCGCTGCCCGACCTCGCGCGTGGGGGCGGCAATGATGCGCCGTCGCCGACCGCGGGCCTGGCGCCGCCGACGACCTCGCCGCTCGCCCGCCGGGTCGGGCTCCGGGGCGAGCTCGCGACGGGCGAGCCCGTCGAGGTACACGGCAGCCGCCTGTGGATCGGCACGACCGAGGCCGGCGTGATCCAGCCCGTGCTCGATGCCATCCGGGCCAAGGGCGGGGTGATCCGCGAGGTCCGCAAGCACCGTCCGTCGCTGGAGGACCTCTTCTTGCAGGCCGTCGAGCGGGACGACTCGCCCGGCGCGGCCCGGGCCGCCGCCGGCACGAACGGGGGTGGGGCATGA